A genomic window from Halorubrum lacusprofundi ATCC 49239 includes:
- a CDS encoding long-chain-fatty-acid--CoA ligase: MRKPLLTTDFLDRARRHYADEEAVLATDGTRYTYAELGERADRFSAVLQECGIEKGDRVAVLDPNTHYHLEAAYGAMQIGAVHTPLNYRLTPDDFSYMLSDAGVDAIYADAEYAANVEAIREEVPTETFLTNDADAIEGDWESFDEALADANPDAYERPEMDEDDVITINYTSGTTGDPKGVCRTHRAETLHAYLITIHQEITDDDVYLWTLPMFHVNGWGHIYAITGMGARHICTRGVDVEAVFDRIRAEDVSYFCAAPTVLNMLGDHYADHGGATTGDNDVRAATAGAAPPEATIRTVEEEFGWDLKHVYGATETGPLVTTSDAKRHFDADSDDRFAVKKTQGIGYLGTDVRVVDENGEDVAPDGETIGEIVVRGNQVMDRYWNKPDATEEAFSERLEGYYHMGDLAVVDEDGFVSIQDRKKDIIISGGENISSIELEDTLFEHDVVSDVAVIPAPDERWGETPKAFVVPESGDPDDAGATPEELKAFVRERVADYKTPGEVEFVAELPTTATGKIQKYELREREWDEEDRMVGEG, from the coding sequence ACTAACGACGGACTTCTTGGACCGAGCACGGCGCCACTACGCCGACGAGGAGGCCGTCCTCGCCACTGACGGGACGCGGTACACCTACGCCGAGCTGGGCGAGCGCGCGGACCGCTTCTCCGCCGTGCTTCAAGAGTGCGGGATCGAGAAGGGCGACCGGGTTGCGGTGTTGGACCCGAACACTCACTACCACCTAGAAGCCGCCTACGGCGCCATGCAGATCGGCGCAGTTCACACTCCACTAAACTACCGGCTCACGCCCGACGACTTCTCGTACATGCTCTCCGACGCTGGCGTCGACGCTATCTACGCCGACGCCGAATACGCCGCGAACGTCGAGGCGATTCGCGAGGAGGTGCCAACCGAGACGTTCCTCACGAACGACGCCGACGCGATCGAGGGTGATTGGGAGTCGTTCGACGAGGCGCTCGCCGACGCGAATCCCGACGCCTACGAGCGCCCGGAGATGGATGAAGACGACGTGATCACCATCAACTACACCTCCGGGACCACGGGCGATCCGAAAGGGGTCTGTCGCACGCACCGCGCGGAGACGCTCCACGCCTACCTGATCACCATCCACCAGGAGATCACCGACGACGACGTGTACCTCTGGACGCTGCCGATGTTTCACGTCAACGGCTGGGGACACATCTACGCGATCACGGGGATGGGCGCCCGTCACATCTGTACCCGCGGCGTCGACGTCGAGGCCGTGTTCGACCGGATCCGCGCCGAGGACGTGTCGTACTTCTGTGCGGCGCCGACCGTGCTCAACATGCTCGGCGACCACTACGCCGACCACGGCGGCGCGACGACCGGCGACAACGACGTGCGGGCAGCCACCGCGGGCGCGGCGCCGCCGGAGGCAACGATCCGCACCGTTGAGGAAGAGTTCGGCTGGGATCTCAAACACGTGTACGGCGCGACCGAGACGGGGCCGCTCGTGACGACATCGGATGCCAAGCGTCACTTTGACGCCGACTCGGACGACCGGTTCGCGGTCAAGAAGACACAGGGGATCGGCTACCTCGGTACCGACGTGCGCGTCGTCGACGAAAACGGCGAGGACGTGGCTCCCGACGGCGAGACGATCGGCGAAATCGTTGTTCGGGGCAATCAGGTAATGGACCGCTACTGGAACAAGCCCGATGCCACCGAAGAGGCGTTCTCAGAGCGGCTGGAGGGATACTACCATATGGGAGATCTGGCCGTCGTCGACGAGGACGGCTTCGTCTCGATCCAAGATCGAAAAAAGGACATTATCATCTCTGGCGGGGAGAACATCTCCTCGATCGAGTTAGAGGACACCCTCTTCGAGCACGATGTCGTCTCAGACGTGGCCGTTATCCCCGCTCCCGACGAGCGGTGGGGCGAGACCCCGAAGGCGTTCGTGGTCCCGGAGAGCGGCGACCCGGACGACGCGGGTGCGACACCGGAGGAGCTCAAGGCGTTCGTTCGAGAGCGCGTCGCTGACTACAAGACTCCGGGCGAGGTGGAGTTCGTCGCTGAACTTCCGACGACGGCAACCGGGAAGATCCAGAAGTACGAGCTACGCGAGCGCGAGTGGGACGAGGAGGACCGGATGGTCGGGGAAGGGTAG
- the ftsY gene encoding signal recognition particle-docking protein FtsY → MFDGLKDKLSGFRKDVEENAEVEEPAEQDEAETGESPAAESSEDAPAAESDASAAESPTEVDSAADDDDADADDNDPSTFQRAKAFATGRIIIEEEDLEEPLWDLEMALLESDVEMSVAERILDTVREKMLGESRKQVETTGELVESALHDALLDVIAVGQFDFEERIAEADKPVTIVFTGVNGVGKTTSIAKLSEWLADRGYSSVMANGDTYRAGANEQIQEHADRLDRELISHDQGGDPAAVIYDGVEYAEANDIDVVLGDTAGRLHTSDDLMAQLEKIDRVVAPDMTLFVDEAVAGQDAVNRAKEFNDAAEIDGAVLTKADADSSGGAAISVAYVTGKPILFLGTGQGYDDLTLFDPEELVESLLSEN, encoded by the coding sequence GTGTTCGACGGACTGAAAGACAAGCTCTCCGGGTTCCGGAAAGACGTCGAGGAGAACGCCGAAGTCGAGGAGCCCGCGGAGCAGGACGAGGCAGAGACGGGCGAGAGCCCCGCCGCCGAGTCCTCCGAGGACGCTCCGGCCGCTGAGAGCGACGCGTCGGCCGCCGAATCGCCGACTGAAGTCGACTCGGCAGCCGACGACGACGATGCGGACGCCGACGACAACGACCCGAGCACCTTCCAGCGTGCGAAGGCGTTCGCGACCGGGCGCATCATTATCGAGGAGGAAGACCTAGAGGAGCCGCTGTGGGACCTGGAGATGGCCCTCTTAGAGAGCGACGTGGAGATGAGCGTCGCCGAGCGCATCCTCGATACCGTCCGCGAGAAGATGCTCGGTGAGTCCCGCAAACAGGTCGAGACGACCGGCGAACTCGTCGAATCGGCGCTTCACGACGCCCTTCTCGACGTGATCGCCGTCGGACAGTTCGACTTCGAAGAGCGGATCGCAGAGGCCGACAAACCCGTCACCATCGTCTTCACCGGCGTCAACGGCGTCGGAAAGACGACGAGCATCGCGAAGCTCTCGGAGTGGCTCGCCGACCGCGGCTACTCGTCAGTGATGGCGAACGGCGACACCTACCGGGCGGGTGCGAACGAACAGATCCAGGAGCACGCCGACCGACTCGACCGGGAGCTCATCTCCCACGACCAAGGCGGCGACCCCGCCGCCGTGATCTACGACGGCGTCGAGTACGCCGAGGCGAACGACATCGATGTCGTCCTCGGCGACACCGCGGGTCGGCTCCACACGAGCGACGACCTGATGGCCCAGCTCGAGAAGATCGACCGCGTTGTCGCACCGGATATGACACTGTTCGTCGACGAGGCGGTTGCGGGTCAAGACGCAGTGAACCGCGCGAAGGAGTTCAACGACGCCGCCGAGATCGACGGCGCGGTTCTGACGAAGGCCGACGCCGATTCCTCCGGCGGGGCCGCGATCTCCGTGGCGTATGTAACCGGAAAGCCGATCCTGTTTCTCGGTACTGGACAGGGATACGACGACCTCACTCTCTTCGACCCCGAGGAACTCGTCGAGAGCCTGCTCAGCGAGAACTGA
- the pfdA gene encoding prefoldin subunit alpha, with product MGGGQQQLQQLSQELQALDEEIEALEVEIDDHREEQSDIDDAIEAIETLDSGSTVQVPLGGGAYVRAEVQDIDEIIVSLGGNYSAEQSEEDAIDVLGRKRDALDDRIEETQEEVDELESESQELEQQAQQMQQQMQQQQMQQMQQSQGDEE from the coding sequence ATGGGCGGTGGGCAACAGCAGCTCCAGCAGCTCTCCCAAGAGCTGCAGGCGCTCGACGAGGAGATCGAGGCGCTCGAAGTCGAGATCGACGACCACCGCGAGGAGCAGTCTGACATCGACGACGCGATCGAGGCCATCGAGACCCTCGACTCGGGCTCGACGGTGCAGGTCCCGCTCGGCGGCGGCGCCTACGTGCGCGCCGAGGTCCAGGATATCGACGAGATTATCGTCTCACTCGGTGGCAACTACTCCGCCGAGCAGAGCGAGGAGGACGCCATCGACGTGCTCGGTCGCAAGCGCGACGCGCTCGACGACCGCATCGAGGAGACGCAGGAAGAGGTTGACGAGCTCGAGTCCGAGAGTCAGGAGCTCGAACAGCAGGCCCAGCAGATGCAACAGCAGATGCAGCAACAGCAGATGCAGCAGATGCAGCAGAGCCAGGGCGACGAGGAGTAA
- the rpl18a gene encoding 50S ribosomal protein L18Ae: MSTYTVTGQFQSRDGFQPFTKDVEAENEDLARERIYTTVGSQHNRKRPQIEIKEVSAA; encoded by the coding sequence ATGAGTACCTACACGGTGACTGGACAGTTCCAGAGTCGAGACGGCTTCCAGCCGTTCACCAAAGACGTTGAGGCGGAGAACGAGGACCTCGCCCGCGAGCGTATCTACACCACGGTCGGGAGCCAGCACAACCGGAAGCGCCCCCAGATCGAGATCAAGGAGGTGTCCGCAGCATGA
- a CDS encoding translation initiation factor IF-6, translating to MLRATFTGSSYVGVFARAIDDLLLVRPDVDEELADALGEELGAEPLLTTVGGANTVGSLATGNENGVLVSARATEREQSRIAEAADCEVGELPGEINAAGNVVLANDYGAYVHPDLPRESIVTIRETLGVPVVRGDLGDVRTVGTAAVANNTGVLCHPKSTESELQAVEEALDVRADLGTINYGAPLIGSGLIATDEGYVVGEDTTGPELGRIEETLGFID from the coding sequence GTGTTACGGGCGACCTTCACCGGCTCGTCGTACGTGGGCGTGTTCGCCCGCGCGATCGACGACCTCCTGTTGGTTCGGCCGGACGTCGACGAGGAGCTCGCCGACGCACTCGGCGAGGAACTGGGCGCGGAGCCCCTCCTCACGACCGTTGGCGGCGCCAACACCGTCGGATCCCTCGCGACGGGCAACGAGAACGGAGTTCTCGTCTCCGCGCGGGCCACCGAGCGAGAGCAGTCGCGGATCGCCGAGGCCGCTGACTGCGAGGTGGGCGAGCTTCCCGGCGAGATCAACGCGGCCGGGAACGTCGTCCTCGCGAACGACTACGGTGCGTACGTCCACCCGGACCTCCCGCGCGAGTCGATCGTGACGATCAGAGAGACCCTCGGCGTCCCCGTGGTCCGTGGCGATCTCGGCGACGTGCGGACGGTCGGCACCGCTGCGGTCGCCAACAACACGGGCGTGCTCTGTCACCCCAAATCGACCGAATCGGAGCTCCAAGCGGTCGAGGAGGCGCTCGACGTGCGCGCCGATCTCGGGACGATCAACTACGGCGCGCCGCTCATCGGCTCCGGGCTTATCGCCACCGACGAAGGATACGTCGTCGGCGAGGACACCACCGGTCCCGAACTGGGTCGGATCGAGGAGACGCTCGGCTTCATCGACTGA
- a CDS encoding 50S ribosomal protein L31e — protein MSTSDFEERVVTVPLRDANDKPIQERADFAMKIVREHLAQHFSVDEAEVVLDTTVNEAVWANGRQNPPSKVRVRAARFVEDGEPVVEAEYAE, from the coding sequence ATGAGCACGAGTGATTTCGAGGAGCGCGTCGTCACCGTCCCGCTCCGCGACGCCAACGACAAGCCGATTCAGGAGCGCGCCGACTTCGCGATGAAGATCGTCCGCGAACACCTCGCACAGCACTTCTCCGTCGACGAGGCGGAGGTCGTTCTCGACACCACGGTCAACGAGGCCGTCTGGGCGAACGGTCGCCAGAACCCCCCGAGCAAGGTCCGCGTCCGCGCGGCCCGGTTCGTCGAGGACGGCGAGCCCGTCGTCGAAGCCGAGTACGCCGAGTAG
- a CDS encoding 50S ribosomal protein L39e — protein MGDKSKAQKKRLAKAERQNTRVPAWVMMKTDMNVTRNPKRRNWRRNDLDE, from the coding sequence ATGGGAGACAAGTCGAAGGCTCAAAAAAAGCGTCTGGCGAAGGCGGAACGCCAGAACACCCGCGTCCCCGCGTGGGTCATGATGAAGACGGACATGAACGTGACGCGAAACCCCAAGCGGCGCAACTGGCGCCGGAACGACCTGGACGAGTAA
- a CDS encoding M20 family metallopeptidase, with protein sequence MDELADLTEKLVAIPSHEDETAAGDAIEEWLRTETDARVERDDAGSVLAYKGETNDYDADTLAFVGHHDVVPPADRQTTGEGNAGGYVVERRDGRIYGRGTADMKGAVAACMLAFRDAEPPAGRELAFASFTGEEVGGTGARHAIDNGFAPERAVVAEGSTDYSTPGVTDVVVAHKGRRASTLVASGTAAHASEPEDGENAIYRASDAIDVVRELDAPESTVFGETVSGSLAVTMVHGGETWNVIPERCEVTIDERTVPGDRADIGRAADAVDGVEWEVDQDLPPMACGDDAFADAVLAAAREVHDQLGLDAPEHVIKPHATDAGWLAEAGTDCLVCGASEPGEAHTDTESVGVDVLERCYRIYRGLAERTF encoded by the coding sequence ATGGACGAACTCGCGGATCTGACGGAGAAGCTGGTCGCGATCCCGTCGCACGAGGACGAGACCGCCGCCGGCGACGCGATCGAGGAGTGGCTCCGCACGGAGACCGACGCGCGGGTCGAGCGCGACGACGCCGGCAGCGTGCTCGCTTATAAAGGTGAGACGAACGACTACGACGCCGACACCCTCGCGTTCGTCGGCCACCACGACGTGGTCCCGCCGGCTGACCGCCAGACGACCGGTGAGGGCAACGCGGGTGGATACGTCGTCGAGCGCCGCGACGGCCGGATCTACGGCCGCGGGACGGCGGACATGAAGGGCGCGGTGGCGGCCTGCATGCTCGCGTTCCGAGACGCCGAGCCGCCGGCGGGTCGCGAGCTGGCGTTCGCCTCGTTCACCGGCGAGGAGGTCGGCGGGACCGGCGCGCGCCACGCGATCGACAACGGGTTCGCCCCCGAGCGCGCAGTCGTCGCCGAGGGGTCGACGGACTACTCGACGCCGGGCGTCACCGACGTGGTCGTCGCGCACAAGGGGCGGCGCGCTTCGACGCTGGTCGCGAGCGGGACCGCGGCGCACGCCTCAGAGCCCGAGGACGGCGAAAACGCGATCTACCGCGCAAGTGACGCCATCGATGTGGTTCGGGAGCTCGACGCCCCGGAGTCGACCGTCTTCGGTGAGACCGTCTCCGGGTCACTCGCGGTAACGATGGTCCACGGCGGCGAGACGTGGAACGTGATCCCGGAGCGATGCGAGGTGACGATCGACGAGCGGACGGTCCCGGGCGATCGCGCCGACATCGGCCGCGCCGCCGACGCGGTCGACGGCGTCGAGTGGGAGGTCGACCAAGACCTTCCGCCGATGGCCTGCGGCGACGACGCCTTCGCCGACGCCGTGCTCGCGGCGGCGCGCGAGGTCCACGACCAACTGGGGCTCGACGCGCCCGAACACGTGATTAAGCCCCACGCGACCGACGCGGGCTGGCTCGCCGAGGCCGGCACCGACTGCCTCGTCTGCGGGGCCTCTGAGCCCGGCGAGGCGCACACCGACACCGAAAGCGTCGGGGTCGACGTGCTAGAGCGTTGCTACCGGATCTACCGCGGCCTCGCCGAGCGGACCTTCTGA
- the msrA gene encoding peptide-methionine (S)-S-oxide reductase MsrA has product MSNQLETATLGGGCFWCTEAALEQLAGVESVTSGYAGGHVENPTYKGVCSGNTGHAEVVQVEFDPDVIAYDKILEAFFEVHDPTQLNRQGPDVGSQYRSIVLTHDEEQREVAEAYVEALDEEYDDDVVTEIEPLETFYRAEEHHQDYFAKNPDDAYCTFHAKPKMEKVREKFEAKVAK; this is encoded by the coding sequence ATGTCCAATCAGCTCGAAACCGCGACGCTCGGCGGCGGGTGCTTCTGGTGTACCGAGGCGGCGCTCGAACAGCTCGCCGGCGTCGAGTCGGTCACGTCCGGCTACGCCGGGGGCCACGTCGAGAATCCGACTTATAAAGGAGTCTGCTCCGGGAACACCGGCCACGCCGAGGTCGTCCAAGTGGAGTTCGATCCCGACGTGATCGCCTACGACAAGATTCTGGAAGCCTTCTTCGAGGTCCACGATCCGACGCAGCTCAACCGACAGGGCCCGGACGTTGGGTCCCAGTACCGCTCGATCGTCCTCACCCACGACGAGGAACAGCGCGAGGTCGCCGAGGCGTACGTCGAGGCGCTCGACGAGGAGTACGACGACGACGTGGTGACCGAGATCGAGCCGCTGGAGACGTTCTACCGCGCCGAGGAGCATCACCAGGACTACTTCGCGAAGAACCCCGACGACGCCTACTGCACCTTCCACGCGAAGCCGAAGATGGAGAAGGTCCGCGAGAAGTTCGAGGCGAAGGTCGCGAAGTAG
- the ribH gene encoding 6,7-dimethyl-8-ribityllumazine synthase, producing MVSLGLVVARFNDSVTEPMAEAAREAATDRDAVIVDEVSVPGAYDSPLAADRLARRDDVDAVAVVGAIVTGDTDHDHVIASATADKLTQVSLDRDTPVTFGVSGPGMSGAEARERIDKGADAAEAAIDLADELD from the coding sequence ATGGTCTCGCTGGGACTGGTGGTGGCGCGGTTCAACGACTCCGTCACGGAGCCGATGGCCGAGGCCGCCCGCGAGGCGGCCACCGACCGCGACGCCGTCATCGTCGACGAAGTGAGCGTGCCGGGAGCGTACGACAGCCCGCTGGCCGCCGACCGGCTCGCGCGCCGAGACGACGTCGACGCCGTCGCGGTGGTCGGCGCCATCGTCACCGGCGACACCGACCACGACCACGTGATCGCGAGCGCGACCGCCGACAAGCTCACGCAGGTGAGCCTCGACCGCGACACCCCCGTCACGTTCGGCGTGAGCGGCCCGGGGATGTCCGGCGCGGAGGCGCGCGAGCGGATCGACAAGGGCGCGGACGCGGCAGAGGCCGCGATCGACCTCGCGGACGAACTCGACTGA